One Helianthus annuus cultivar XRQ/B chromosome 12, HanXRQr2.0-SUNRISE, whole genome shotgun sequence genomic region harbors:
- the LOC110893888 gene encoding uncharacterized protein LOC110893888, with amino-acid sequence MLKDKWEEKHGINLPAHTSCSNNIVRQALQGLSDKDHVPGSSSKINVATLTSSGSNLHQFGQETRAGQSMVDSNLQQLITFLSASYGPSKTPLEMGTPEYSKLVEILKHGSVNGGGSYVEKLSGGLKETGSYSNDGGINNVRNLETASLTGDKSSTGRNNQEKISCPEKTAEQLWEGSLQLSSSVTLSAVAFFKSGEKLAGNNWPEFIEVKGKVRLEAFEKYVQDLPRSRNRGLMVTSICWNEGSSNIGLNGMKEVAKGYKKSSKVGFAQLLSGIDLYICPRSDPIITILAKYGFFKGMSVINDKPDSMIGCVVWRKNRPSNPVGNLPDGKSSPSLTQPPNSPPGFSSKDSKQNAEKKPSPEKAESSQRDEPLTLSSAEVDPCDLVLKKRPFEDDDLPEFDFGVDSRKSTLVNKSGNSPKKLDSVKERNDSNNGLLQPSLKKTKLFDDDDMPEWRPPELHNPLPPQITASNFQNLPVYPPCPPPPPPPTTPPPPRADTCSSFSYLPFQPPVSSQPPIFVRPPPPLQPLPPPPPPPLQPLPPPPPRPPLQPLPPPPPLQPLPPTSRPPLQPLPPPPRPPLGRFSSNQVLWRQPSFASSNGRRQL; translated from the exons ATGTTGAAAGATAAGTGGGAAGAGAAACATGGTATTAACTTACCCGCTCATACATCTTGCTCAAACAATATCGTACGTCAAGCTCTTCAAGGATTATCTGATAAGGATCATGTTCCCGGGTCATCAAGCAAGATAAATGTAGCAACATTGACTTCTTCCGGGTCCAACTTGCATCAGTTTGGTCAAGAAACTCGTGCCGGACAATCTATGGTTGATTCTAATCTGCAACAGTTGATAACGTTTCTTTCCGCCAGTTACGGGCCGTCGAAAACGCCACTTGAAATGGGGACTCCTGAATATTCGAAACTTGTTGAGATCTTAAAACACGGTTCTGTTAACGGTGGAGGGTCTTATGTGGAAAAGTTGTCAGGTGGTTTAAAAGAAACGGGTTCGTATTCAAACGATGGAGGGATAAATAATGTTCGAAATCTAGAAACGGCTTCTTTGACGGGAGATAAATCATCTACCGGTAGAAATAATCAAGAGAAAATAAGTTGTCCTGAAAAGACTGCTGAACAACTGTGGGAAGGGTCTCTTCAACTAAGTTCTTCTGTCACTTTATCGGCCGTTGCCTTCTTTAAAAG TGGTGAGAAATTGGCTGGTAACAACTGGCCAGAATTCATAGAAGTTAAAGGAAAAGTAAGATTAGAGGCTTTTGAAAAATACGTTCAAGATCTTCCTCGCTCCCGGAATCGCGGATTAATG GTTACCTCGATATGCTGGAACGAGGGATCATCTAACATTGGGCTAAACGGCATGAAAGAG GTAGCCAAAGGATACAAGAAAAGTTCCAAGGTCGGGTTTGCGCAACTTTTGTCGGGTATCGATCTTTACATATGTCCACGTAGCGATCCCATAATAACAATCTTGGCAAAATATGGTTTCTTTAAAGGGATGTCGGTTATTAATGACAAACCAGATTCAATGATTGGTTGTGTTGTATGGCGTAAAAACCGACCTTCAAATCCTGTCGGGAATTTACCGGATGGTAAAAGCAGCCCGAGTTTAACCCAGCCTCCGAATTCACCACCCGGGTTTTCGTCAAAAGATTCAAAACAAAACGCCGAGAAGAAACCGTCACCTGAAAAGGCGGAATCTAGTCAACGTGACGAGCCTTTGACTTTATCTAGTGCTGAGGTGGACCCTTGTGATTTGGTGTTAAAGAAAAGACCTTTTGAAGATGATGATCTTCCTGAGTTTGACTTTGGTGTTGACTCTAGAAAGTCAACTTTAGTAAACAAGTCTGGAAATTCTCCTAAAAAGTTGGATAGTGTTAAAGAAAGGAACGACAGTAATAACGGTTTGTTACAGCCGTCGTTAAAAAAGACCAAACTGTTTGATGACGATGATATGCCTGAATGGCGGCCACCGGAGCTTCACAACCCACTACCGCCACAAATTACGGCTTCAAATTTCCAGAATTTACCTGTATACCCTCCGTGTCCGCCTCCACCTCCACCGCCTACTACTCCACCACCGCCACGAGCTGACACCTGTTCATCATTCTCGTACCTACCATTCCAACCTCCAGTTAGCTCTCAGCCACCCATATTTGtgagaccaccaccaccactacagccgctaccaccaccaccgccaccaccactacagccgctaccaccaccaccaccacgaccACCACTACAGccgctaccaccaccaccaccactgcagCCGCTACCTCCAACATCACGACCACCACTGCAGCCGCTACCTCCACCACCACGACCACCTTTAGGCAGGTTCAGTTCCAACCAAGTTTTGTGGCGTCAACCGTCATTTGCGTCTTCGAATGGAAGACGTCAGCTTTGA